A DNA window from Maribellus comscasis contains the following coding sequences:
- a CDS encoding ABC transporter permease, giving the protein MKYYLKFATANLKKSILTTGLNLAGLVSGFAAFILIVLYLWNEYHFDTYNKNAENIYRIEVKYPGNSKTSVFLFGPTGETLANEFPEITATTTYMPWGKWQEASFTWENNLGIVKEFEDYAYSDKMLTEIFTFKFISGKQKLPLEEPQTAIISKKFAQKAWGDDNPVGKQLAANGTNYTVSAVFNDLPENSVVTCPIILKLPATGWMAESAKGWDVTNYPQFVLVKPGTDKSLFNKKLNSQSIVKAKHNVFVNKGTSVELVARPLTELHFTDGVAETPIFSSKSKVFVQSLRWVGILILLVVLINYINFATANVPKRIKSVSISRIIGGRTEDVVFISLLETSILFIFSFLVAIALAYLVNKGVSNQILGYTLPFKENTGILILVGLTVLTLGLLAGIYPAVYSISGNPVFLLKGLKRGTKVSFRGVLTVSQFVTTIALIIASVTVIKQVHFMRETDLGFSKEQTLVIRLNDEIKKNIEVFKNKLNDSPFINDYAFSRAVPGQAQERMTFTVDGEKCLVWYWAADDNYVEMMDFKLLEGRQFIKNSKAEDGNLICNETAAKRYGWKVGQKINNGTLVGIIKDFNFVSLRESVEPFTFWHASSTDAFHCVSLKLNTNQTGDALQNIRRIYDEVSPVIPFRYYFMDDRMNELYTSETQQVKLITAFSFLSVIISILGILGLSVFLCQHKIKEIGVRKVNGARVSEILAMLNKDLVKWVLAAVIIATPISYYAMNKWIENYTYKTSLSWWIFALAGMLALGIALLTVSWQSWKAATKNPVDSLRYE; this is encoded by the coding sequence ATGAAATATTATTTAAAATTCGCAACAGCAAATCTGAAGAAATCCATACTCACCACCGGATTAAATCTTGCCGGTCTTGTGAGTGGTTTTGCTGCTTTTATTCTTATCGTATTGTATCTATGGAATGAATACCATTTTGACACTTATAACAAGAACGCTGAAAATATCTACCGGATTGAAGTAAAATATCCCGGTAACAGCAAAACATCGGTTTTTCTTTTTGGCCCGACAGGAGAGACGCTCGCCAATGAATTTCCGGAAATAACAGCGACAACAACTTATATGCCCTGGGGAAAATGGCAGGAAGCTAGTTTTACCTGGGAAAATAACCTTGGAATAGTAAAAGAATTTGAAGACTATGCATACAGCGACAAGATGCTCACCGAAATTTTTACGTTCAAATTTATATCCGGGAAACAAAAGCTTCCATTAGAAGAGCCCCAAACAGCAATAATTTCCAAAAAATTTGCCCAGAAAGCCTGGGGCGATGATAACCCAGTTGGGAAACAGCTTGCGGCCAACGGAACGAATTATACTGTTTCGGCCGTTTTTAACGATCTACCTGAAAATTCCGTAGTTACATGCCCCATTATTCTGAAACTACCTGCAACCGGATGGATGGCGGAAAGTGCTAAAGGATGGGACGTAACCAACTACCCACAGTTTGTTCTTGTAAAACCCGGAACAGACAAGAGCTTATTCAATAAAAAATTAAATTCACAATCAATTGTTAAAGCCAAACACAACGTTTTTGTAAATAAAGGTACATCGGTTGAGCTGGTTGCGCGCCCGTTAACCGAATTACACTTTACGGATGGAGTTGCCGAAACCCCCATCTTTTCATCAAAAAGTAAAGTTTTTGTCCAATCCCTCCGCTGGGTTGGAATACTTATTCTGCTGGTTGTTCTAATCAATTACATAAACTTTGCTACTGCAAATGTTCCAAAAAGAATTAAAAGTGTAAGTATTTCAAGGATTATTGGCGGCAGAACAGAAGACGTTGTTTTTATTTCTTTACTCGAAACATCTATCCTTTTTATCTTTTCATTTTTAGTGGCGATTGCGCTTGCCTATCTGGTAAACAAAGGGGTTTCAAACCAAATCTTAGGTTATACACTTCCCTTTAAAGAAAATACAGGAATTCTGATTCTTGTCGGATTAACAGTTCTTACTCTTGGTTTACTGGCCGGAATTTATCCCGCGGTTTACAGCATCTCCGGAAATCCTGTTTTTTTGCTCAAAGGCTTAAAACGTGGCACAAAAGTTAGTTTCAGAGGGGTGCTTACTGTTTCACAATTTGTTACAACAATCGCTCTGATTATTGCTTCTGTTACAGTTATTAAACAAGTACATTTTATGCGGGAAACCGATCTTGGTTTTTCAAAAGAACAGACACTTGTCATCCGCTTAAACGATGAAATAAAGAAAAATATCGAAGTCTTTAAAAACAAGTTAAATGATTCGCCCTTTATAAACGACTATGCTTTCTCAAGGGCTGTTCCCGGCCAGGCACAGGAAAGAATGACTTTTACAGTAGATGGTGAAAAATGTCTTGTCTGGTATTGGGCTGCGGATGATAATTATGTTGAGATGATGGATTTCAAATTGCTTGAGGGGCGACAGTTTATAAAAAACAGTAAGGCCGAAGACGGAAATCTCATCTGCAATGAAACAGCCGCCAAACGTTACGGATGGAAAGTCGGACAAAAGATAAACAATGGTACACTTGTTGGTATTATTAAAGACTTCAATTTTGTTTCGTTGCGCGAATCGGTGGAGCCTTTCACTTTCTGGCACGCTTCTTCGACAGACGCTTTTCATTGTGTTAGTTTAAAACTTAATACAAATCAAACAGGTGACGCGCTGCAAAACATTCGCAGGATTTACGACGAAGTGAGCCCGGTAATCCCTTTCCGGTATTATTTTATGGACGACCGGATGAACGAACTTTATACAAGTGAAACTCAACAGGTAAAACTGATTACCGCTTTTAGCTTTTTATCGGTTATTATTTCAATTCTCGGAATATTGGGATTATCTGTTTTTCTCTGTCAGCATAAAATTAAGGAAATAGGTGTTCGGAAAGTGAATGGCGCCAGGGTATCCGAAATATTGGCAATGCTCAACAAAGACCTTGTTAAATGGGTATTGGCAGCAGTTATAATTGCTACGCCTATTTCGTATTACGCAATGAATAAATGGATTGAAAACTACACCTATAAAACCAGCCTGAGCTGGTGGATTTTTGCATTGGCAGGCATGCTGGCGCTGGGAATTGCATTGCTAACGGTGAGCTGGCAAAGCTGGAAAGCTGCAACTAAAAACCCAGTAGACAGTTTGAGATATGAATAA
- a CDS encoding ABC transporter permease, with the protein MKNFLKLAFRRLLRKGEHTTTRIISLIAGLAFGILLLSEVLYYYSFDSFYPNASRIYIVQENFKRDKSSNKMDSWGRVSGAVAPGLKAEVPGIEAATRLNSIGSSVFYTEDKKSYSAQFSLADEHLFDVLPRPMINGNPKDILSSPMTCMISSKIANEMGGDITGKIIELKEYPGRKLTIAGVFEELPENTNYEYDVLISMISTGQFFSWDGSTNWLGNDRYYAAVKLAPGVDPESLAPAIRKMQIKYQDIESLEQQQGGMVLKYTLKPIKKLYSSGVKDMILILATIAFAVLFVSLMNYTLLTLSALIKRAKSSAIHKTCGAEAKNLQQLIFSETFVLFLISFIGAFLLILVLKPLAEAQVGHKLISVLNPVVIWPLLFLIITLVILTSYLPGRFFSRVPVATAFRNFQQKKNRWKLVLLSFQFVGASFILTMLVIVSMQYGSIINANHGYRTKGVYYGSTSGMEAEKISTLLNELRAVPGVETVGMGCGVPIEGASGNNINSPDKEKELFNVADFYWIDENYLSILNIPVPEGEGFTQQNSVTNDVLISEKGAEKLKVFNGWKNVVGEQVDISEHGQTTIRGVFPDFIINTITAPDLRPSVFFYFPQEKFEQVRAERSSFSFYILLEVNETAEAGMSKKITDIFNQFLPHQDAVVHSLEQEQKYSYQAEKGFRNAMMAGNIVILLITIIGLLGYTSNEAARRRKELAIRRISGANLTDILRAFIVDLEYIAIPAVLLGLTGAWITAHKWMQNFASKIDLHWGIFVACSLFVLLMVAVIAAANYTRTANRNPVEALRYE; encoded by the coding sequence ATGAAAAACTTTTTAAAACTGGCATTTCGCAGACTACTTCGAAAAGGAGAGCATACAACAACACGAATCATCTCACTTATAGCCGGACTGGCATTTGGCATACTGTTGTTGTCAGAGGTATTGTATTATTACAGCTTCGACAGTTTTTATCCCAACGCCAGCCGCATTTATATTGTTCAGGAAAACTTTAAACGAGACAAATCTTCAAATAAGATGGATAGCTGGGGACGTGTAAGCGGTGCAGTTGCTCCCGGGTTAAAAGCAGAGGTTCCGGGTATTGAAGCAGCAACTCGGTTAAACAGTATTGGTTCATCCGTTTTTTATACTGAAGATAAAAAGAGCTACTCAGCGCAATTTTCTCTGGCCGACGAACATTTGTTTGATGTGCTGCCCCGCCCGATGATTAACGGAAACCCCAAAGATATACTCAGCAGTCCTATGACCTGTATGATCTCAAGTAAGATTGCAAATGAAATGGGGGGAGATATAACAGGCAAAATCATTGAATTAAAAGAATATCCGGGAAGAAAACTGACCATTGCCGGAGTATTTGAAGAACTTCCTGAAAACACCAACTACGAATATGACGTACTGATCTCAATGATTTCCACAGGACAATTTTTCTCCTGGGATGGTTCTACCAACTGGTTAGGAAACGACCGTTATTATGCCGCAGTAAAACTCGCTCCCGGAGTAGATCCTGAGAGTCTGGCGCCGGCCATTCGAAAAATGCAGATAAAATACCAGGATATTGAAAGCCTGGAGCAACAGCAAGGGGGAATGGTGCTGAAATACACACTAAAACCAATCAAAAAATTATATTCGAGTGGCGTGAAAGATATGATTCTGATACTTGCGACAATTGCTTTTGCCGTATTATTTGTCTCTCTCATGAATTACACATTACTTACGCTTAGCGCTTTAATAAAACGAGCAAAAAGTTCGGCCATACATAAAACATGCGGTGCCGAAGCAAAAAACCTTCAGCAGCTGATTTTCTCGGAAACCTTTGTTTTATTTCTGATTTCATTTATTGGTGCATTCCTTCTCATCTTGGTTTTAAAACCGCTGGCGGAAGCGCAGGTAGGACACAAACTTATTTCGGTGTTAAATCCTGTTGTTATCTGGCCTTTACTTTTTCTGATTATAACACTGGTAATTTTAACCAGCTACCTGCCAGGGCGTTTTTTTTCCCGTGTTCCGGTGGCAACAGCCTTTCGCAATTTTCAACAAAAAAAGAACAGATGGAAACTCGTATTACTTTCCTTCCAGTTTGTGGGTGCATCATTTATCTTGACAATGCTGGTAATCGTGAGCATGCAATATGGCAGTATTATTAATGCCAACCACGGATACCGGACAAAAGGAGTCTATTACGGTTCAACCAGTGGAATGGAAGCCGAGAAAATTTCTACGCTGTTAAATGAATTGCGTGCAGTACCGGGAGTGGAAACGGTGGGTATGGGCTGTGGAGTGCCAATCGAAGGAGCTTCAGGCAATAACATCAATTCACCTGACAAAGAAAAAGAGTTGTTTAATGTAGCTGACTTTTACTGGATAGACGAAAATTACCTTTCGATATTAAACATTCCGGTTCCTGAAGGAGAAGGTTTTACACAACAAAATTCAGTAACCAACGACGTGCTGATTAGTGAAAAAGGCGCAGAAAAGCTAAAAGTATTTAATGGATGGAAAAATGTGGTTGGCGAACAGGTCGACATTAGTGAACACGGACAAACAACAATCAGGGGTGTTTTCCCCGATTTTATTATCAACACAATTACTGCTCCCGATCTTCGGCCATCGGTATTTTTCTATTTCCCCCAGGAAAAATTTGAACAGGTAAGAGCTGAACGTTCTTCTTTTTCATTTTACATCCTTCTGGAGGTAAACGAAACTGCTGAAGCGGGAATGTCAAAAAAGATAACAGATATTTTCAATCAGTTTCTGCCTCATCAGGATGCGGTTGTACATAGCCTTGAACAGGAGCAAAAATACAGCTATCAGGCTGAGAAAGGTTTCCGTAACGCCATGATGGCCGGAAACATTGTAATCCTGCTGATCACAATTATCGGTTTGCTTGGATACACTTCAAACGAAGCTGCACGCCGCCGCAAGGAATTGGCAATTCGCAGAATTAGTGGCGCAAATCTTACCGATATTCTCCGGGCTTTTATTGTTGATCTGGAATACATAGCTATACCAGCAGTACTACTCGGATTAACAGGAGCGTGGATTACCGCCCACAAATGGATGCAAAATTTTGCCTCAAAGATTGATCTTCATTGGGGAATATTTGTTGCCTGCAGCCTTTTTGTATTGTTGATGGTAGCAGTAATAGCCGCTGCAAATTATACCCGCACAGCCAACCGGAATCCGGTTGAAGCTTTACGTTATGAATAA
- a CDS encoding TolC family protein — protein sequence MTKTLYLILILSLFQGKLIHAQEKWTLERCIEYAVANNLDIRDRELQSEINEEYFKQSKRNLLPYVSLSGGGSNSFGKSLDYDTYEYTNTSRIYSSFNLSTGIDIFRGFIRQNTISLRKMNHLAGIEDEKMQKYNIAFSVMEAYYNTVYFKGLMEIVAEQIELSRLNVEQAKRQIALGLKAKSDLLEMESELAKEEVVYIQTENSYKGALLDLKQTMNITPDEDFDIEYASTGDNLSGVDSTTPSAIFNKALDFYPTVKAGELRKEAAQKELAIAKGYLWPSLSLSGGYSSYFSKIKGNTNTESFGNQIKNNASQSISLSLSVPIFEKLAYRSDIKRAQLNYLQAETQAEKTSQELFNNVTQNYQELESYSAEHNQLAKQVDFAEIAYEVAEKKMEQGLISVIELYSSKNTLAQAKSDLLRTKLQYTIKKKTIDFYLGKPLPGISLIN from the coding sequence ATGACGAAAACTTTGTATTTAATATTGATTCTATCGCTCTTTCAGGGCAAACTCATACATGCACAGGAAAAATGGACATTGGAACGATGTATTGAATATGCAGTAGCCAATAACCTTGACATAAGAGACAGGGAACTTCAATCTGAAATAAACGAAGAATATTTTAAACAATCAAAAAGAAATCTTCTACCCTATGTTTCGTTAAGTGGAGGGGGCTCTAATTCATTTGGGAAATCACTTGATTACGATACGTATGAATATACAAATACAAGTCGGATATACAGTTCGTTTAACCTTTCTACTGGAATAGATATTTTTAGAGGATTCATCCGGCAAAACACAATTTCTCTTCGGAAAATGAATCACCTGGCAGGCATTGAAGATGAAAAAATGCAGAAATACAACATTGCTTTTTCGGTAATGGAAGCCTACTACAATACAGTTTATTTCAAAGGGCTAATGGAAATAGTGGCAGAACAAATAGAGTTGTCGAGACTAAACGTTGAACAGGCAAAAAGACAGATAGCACTTGGGTTAAAGGCAAAATCGGATTTACTGGAAATGGAATCGGAGCTCGCAAAAGAAGAAGTAGTTTATATTCAAACCGAAAATTCGTATAAAGGAGCTTTACTCGATCTAAAACAAACCATGAACATTACACCGGATGAAGATTTTGACATCGAATATGCATCAACAGGGGATAACCTTTCAGGAGTTGATTCAACTACACCATCCGCTATTTTTAACAAAGCGCTTGATTTTTACCCGACTGTAAAAGCCGGCGAATTGAGAAAAGAGGCAGCTCAGAAAGAGCTTGCAATTGCCAAAGGATATCTGTGGCCAAGCCTGTCTTTGTCAGGTGGCTATTCTTCTTATTTCTCAAAAATAAAGGGAAATACCAATACTGAATCCTTTGGAAATCAAATAAAGAATAATGCCAGTCAATCAATCAGTTTATCATTGAGCGTCCCTATTTTCGAAAAGTTGGCATATCGTTCAGATATCAAACGGGCACAACTGAATTATTTGCAGGCGGAGACTCAGGCAGAAAAAACTTCTCAAGAACTATTTAATAACGTTACACAGAACTATCAGGAACTGGAATCGTACAGTGCTGAGCACAACCAACTGGCAAAACAGGTCGATTTTGCAGAGATTGCATACGAAGTTGCAGAGAAAAAGATGGAACAGGGCCTGATTAGCGTTATCGAGTTGTATTCTTCAAAAAATACACTGGCACAGGCAAAAAGCGATTTATTACGAACAAAACTTCAGTATACAATTAAAAAGAAAACAATTGACTTTTATTTGGGAAAGCCGTTACCCGGAATTTCATTAATAAATTAG
- a CDS encoding efflux RND transporter periplasmic adaptor subunit produces MAMDRKIEKKKGIRPKHIIYAVAAILFVFLLVKIIKDSNVTSLKVDVDKITIEEVQQGNFDDYIRTNGTVEPISTIYLDAEEGGQVTNRLIEEGSDLKKGDTILILENRQLYQEIMNSESNLAQKQNMLRQTRINFEIAQIESEKSLLNSEFEIIKKKRNYEQQKALFEDELVSKEEYLEAKENYELAVKLQKINERKAKNDSLIRASEMVQLEQDLDKMQQTLSLVYERLDNLNVKSPVDGQLGMLEAEIGQSIGRGTRIGQINVLTDYKIEALIDEHYIDRVRGGLNATFERQNSLFNLRVKKVYPEVRNSQFQIDLVFTDERPDNIRTGQTYYINLQLGQPEQSLLVSLGGFFNSTGGQWIYVVDPSGDFATKRNIRIGRKNPKYYEVLEGLEPGERVITSGYDLFGDNDKLILR; encoded by the coding sequence ATGGCAATGGACAGAAAAATTGAGAAGAAAAAGGGCATCAGGCCAAAACACATTATTTATGCAGTGGCTGCCATTTTATTTGTTTTTCTTCTTGTGAAAATTATAAAAGACTCAAATGTAACTTCGCTTAAAGTTGATGTGGACAAAATCACCATTGAAGAAGTTCAACAAGGAAATTTTGACGACTATATCCGCACCAACGGTACTGTTGAACCGATTTCAACCATTTACCTTGATGCAGAAGAGGGCGGACAAGTTACCAACCGGCTTATTGAAGAAGGCTCGGATTTAAAAAAAGGAGATACAATATTAATTCTCGAAAACCGTCAACTGTATCAGGAAATTATGAACAGCGAATCGAACCTGGCACAAAAACAAAACATGCTTCGGCAAACCCGTATAAACTTCGAAATTGCACAAATTGAATCAGAAAAATCATTGCTGAATTCTGAATTCGAAATCATAAAAAAGAAACGAAATTACGAACAACAGAAAGCATTGTTTGAAGATGAGCTTGTTTCAAAAGAAGAGTATCTTGAAGCAAAAGAGAATTATGAACTGGCTGTTAAATTGCAGAAAATTAATGAACGAAAAGCAAAAAACGATTCATTAATAAGGGCATCAGAAATGGTTCAGCTTGAACAGGATCTCGACAAAATGCAGCAAACACTTTCGCTGGTTTATGAGCGCCTGGACAACCTGAACGTGAAATCGCCGGTTGACGGGCAGTTGGGAATGCTGGAGGCCGAAATCGGGCAAAGCATTGGACGAGGCACACGAATTGGCCAGATTAATGTACTGACGGATTATAAAATTGAAGCACTCATTGATGAACATTATATTGATAGAGTCAGAGGAGGTCTAAATGCAACATTTGAACGGCAAAACAGTCTTTTTAATTTAAGGGTTAAAAAGGTGTATCCTGAAGTGCGAAATTCACAATTTCAAATTGACCTCGTTTTCACCGATGAAAGACCGGATAATATACGCACAGGGCAAACCTATTACATTAATCTGCAACTGGGGCAACCAGAACAATCGCTTCTGGTAAGTTTGGGAGGATTTTTTAACAGCACCGGTGGACAATGGATTTACGTAGTCGATCCTTCGGGTGATTTTGCTACAAAACGAAACATCAGGATTGGACGAAAAAATCCGAAATATTATGAAGTGCTGGAAGGACTGGAACCAGGAGAGAGAGTGATAACCTCGGGATATGATTTATTTGGGGATAACGATAAACTGATTTTGAGATAA
- a CDS encoding ABC transporter ATP-binding protein: MLKTEKLTKIFRTEEVETFALNEVSINVKAGEFVAIMGPSGCGKSTLLNIIGLLDNPSTGKYFFDGTEVGTYKERQRTQMRKGNIGFVFQSFNLIDELTVYENVELPLIYLKKKVSERKEMVNAVLERMKIGHRAKHFPQQLSGGQQQRVAIGRAVVANPKLILADEPTGNLDSKNGLEVMNLLTELNKEGTTIIMVTHSMHDAGFAHRVINLFDGEVLTENVNEKMAEIL, encoded by the coding sequence ATGCTAAAAACTGAAAAACTCACAAAAATCTTCCGGACAGAGGAAGTTGAAACTTTTGCTCTGAACGAAGTATCGATCAATGTAAAAGCAGGCGAATTTGTGGCCATTATGGGACCATCGGGTTGCGGAAAATCAACTTTGCTGAATATTATTGGCTTACTTGATAATCCAAGCACCGGGAAATATTTTTTTGATGGAACCGAAGTGGGAACATACAAGGAGCGCCAGCGCACACAAATGCGTAAAGGAAACATTGGCTTTGTATTCCAAAGTTTTAACCTTATCGACGAACTTACAGTATATGAAAATGTGGAATTGCCACTCATTTACCTGAAAAAGAAAGTAAGCGAACGCAAAGAAATGGTAAATGCTGTTTTGGAACGAATGAAAATAGGACACCGTGCCAAACACTTTCCACAACAACTTTCGGGTGGTCAGCAGCAACGTGTAGCAATCGGACGTGCAGTGGTTGCCAATCCAAAACTAATCCTTGCGGATGAGCCGACAGGTAACCTCGATTCAAAAAACGGCCTCGAAGTCATGAACCTGTTAACAGAATTAAACAAAGAAGGAACAACCATTATTATGGTTACGCACTCAATGCATGATGCTGGTTTTGCTCACCGCGTAATTAACCTGTTTGACGGTGAAGTTCTGACCGAAAATGTAAACGAGAAAATGGCGGAAATACTTTAG
- a CDS encoding ABC transporter permease encodes MLKHYLKYAIRNFKSNRLVFAGSIATVFLGALCISLLFTYIRNELSMDNFHKREKDIYLITLKDSPESKPEAWEADLFFKFNYKDYPEIESFTDVKKYREGEIKFTYNEHSFSPEGIVADSSFFEVFDFPLKVGDKAAILHDPDAIIFSQNMAKKIFGDENPIGKYVTITTREQKIYTVKGILDPLPSNSSITFDFIIPNHSMQYSRMGGNFILANSNFNEVEFYEKIKGLGHYRERFKESTTGIYPLSKMYFEGNNINTQGIISKHGDKKNINVLYVIIAVIFIISLLNFTNLQIININFSIKNIGINKITGAGSKHILLQKFTEILLLIFVSSFIVTLAFHIVLPYFNQIARVNLSPDIRQIFFLNSVILFVLITGAMIYPSFVYFYLPVTKSLKNQTFAPTKLAGREVLTTLQFTLSFVLLIASIVVVKQLNLMLDKDLGFESKNIVSTQLFHEPNYSGTREEQMKQHQDYQNNFQYVKNELTVQSSIKSFSIAHSPIQPFDMSWKLNSNEMDFTTEKSLVVTPGYTKLLGLKILEGRFFDFDKDKSYDEKVVINEAAKKYWGITDISTQQIKSSSWGTYDIIGVVKDFNFEHLSVEPQPLVMVYFERMHYNFLIQFEEGANQAGLQFVRQLFEKNNPGETFNYTFLSDDIQSMYNKEKRLSEIYILFTIIAYIISAIGLFAITLYETRKRIKEIGIRKVNGAKITEVITMLNKDFVKWVVFAFVVATPISYYIMHKWLENFAYKTTLSWWIFALAGLMALGIALLTVSWQSWKAAAKNPVEALRYE; translated from the coding sequence ATGTTAAAACACTATCTAAAATACGCTATCCGAAATTTTAAATCAAACAGGTTGGTTTTTGCAGGAAGTATTGCCACCGTGTTTTTAGGAGCATTATGTATCTCGCTCCTTTTCACATACATTCGCAACGAACTTTCGATGGATAATTTCCATAAGCGGGAAAAAGATATTTACCTGATCACTTTAAAAGACTCACCGGAAAGTAAACCCGAAGCCTGGGAAGCTGATTTATTTTTCAAATTTAATTACAAAGATTATCCCGAGATTGAAAGCTTTACCGATGTAAAAAAATATAGAGAAGGTGAAATCAAATTTACTTATAATGAACATTCTTTTTCGCCTGAAGGAATAGTTGCCGACAGCAGCTTTTTTGAGGTTTTTGATTTTCCGTTAAAAGTTGGAGATAAAGCTGCAATATTACACGATCCGGATGCAATCATTTTTAGCCAAAACATGGCGAAAAAAATATTTGGAGATGAAAATCCAATTGGGAAATACGTTACCATTACCACACGCGAACAAAAGATTTACACCGTAAAAGGTATCCTGGATCCCCTGCCTTCCAACAGCTCAATTACATTTGACTTTATCATTCCCAACCACTCGATGCAATACAGCCGGATGGGCGGAAATTTCATTTTGGCAAACAGCAATTTTAATGAGGTTGAATTTTATGAAAAAATAAAGGGTTTGGGACATTACAGAGAACGTTTTAAAGAAAGTACTACTGGCATCTACCCTTTAAGTAAAATGTATTTCGAGGGAAACAACATTAATACTCAGGGAATCATCTCCAAACACGGCGACAAAAAAAACATCAATGTCCTGTATGTAATTATCGCTGTGATTTTTATTATTTCACTACTCAACTTCACCAATCTGCAAATTATTAATATCAATTTTTCAATTAAAAACATCGGGATTAATAAAATTACAGGGGCAGGTTCAAAACACATTTTATTACAAAAATTTACCGAAATTCTCCTGCTCATTTTTGTTTCTTCCTTTATTGTCACGCTGGCGTTTCACATCGTTTTACCTTATTTTAATCAAATTGCCAGAGTAAACTTATCTCCTGACATCAGGCAAATCTTTTTTTTAAACAGCGTTATCCTTTTTGTATTAATTACCGGGGCGATGATTTACCCGTCTTTTGTTTATTTTTATCTTCCTGTTACCAAAAGTTTAAAAAATCAGACTTTTGCACCAACTAAACTAGCCGGGAGAGAAGTACTTACAACCCTGCAATTTACACTTTCATTTGTCCTGCTGATAGCGTCAATAGTGGTAGTTAAACAACTGAATTTAATGCTTGATAAGGACCTGGGATTCGAGTCAAAAAATATTGTTAGCACACAACTTTTTCATGAACCCAATTATAGCGGAACCCGTGAAGAGCAAATGAAGCAACATCAGGATTATCAAAATAATTTTCAATATGTGAAAAATGAGTTGACGGTTCAAAGTTCGATTAAAAGCTTTTCAATTGCACATTCTCCTATTCAACCATTTGATATGTCGTGGAAATTAAACAGTAACGAGATGGATTTCACTACAGAAAAATCGTTAGTTGTAACACCTGGATATACAAAGCTGCTCGGATTAAAAATTTTAGAAGGCCGTTTTTTCGATTTTGATAAGGATAAAAGTTACGATGAGAAAGTAGTGATTAACGAGGCTGCCAAAAAATACTGGGGAATAACCGATATTTCAACTCAACAAATTAAAAGCAGTTCATGGGGAACTTATGATATTATCGGTGTTGTTAAAGATTTTAATTTTGAACATCTTTCCGTGGAACCACAACCTCTGGTCATGGTTTATTTTGAAAGAATGCATTATAATTTCCTGATTCAGTTTGAAGAGGGTGCAAACCAGGCAGGTCTTCAGTTTGTCCGGCAGCTTTTCGAAAAAAACAACCCGGGAGAAACCTTTAATTACACCTTCCTTTCTGATGATATTCAATCGATGTACAATAAGGAAAAAAGGCTAAGCGAAATTTATATCCTTTTCACCATCATCGCCTATATCATCTCAGCGATTGGGCTATTTGCCATTACGCTTTATGAAACCCGGAAAAGAATAAAAGAAATTGGCATTAGAAAAGTAAACGGCGCTAAGATTACAGAGGTGATAACTATGCTAAATAAAGATTTTGTAAAATGGGTGGTGTTTGCCTTTGTTGTTGCCACTCCAATTTCATATTACATTATGCATAAATGGCTGGAAAACTTTGCCTACAAAACAACTTTAAGCTGGTGGATTTTTGCGTTGGCAGGATTAATGGCGCTGGGAATTGCATTGCTAACTGTGAGTTGGCAAAGCTGGAAGGCCGCTGCAAAAAATCCGGTCGAAGCACTAAGATATGAGTGA